The Solibacillus sp. FSL R7-0668 genome includes the window ACCTGGTATTACACGAGCGCTCGTCATGGATGTAGCAGAGATAATCGGAATTCCTGTAAGAGAAGGTCGCTTTTTGAAGTGGGAGCTAGAGCAGGCGGATGAGTGCTTTATTACGACAGCTGTACAGGAACTTGTGCCCATTTCACATATCGGTAAGGTTCATTTTGCTGGTAGTGAGGGACGCATTTATCAACAGTTGCATAATGGCTATATTGAAAAAATTGTGACGAGCTTAGGAGAATACAATGCTAGAAAATTATAAAACGTTAACGCTAAACCAGATTGAATTAGATTTTCACCGAGAAACTTTCGTCATGGGGATTCTCAATGTGACACCAGATTCGTTTTCGGATGGTGGTCAGTTTAATTCGATTGAAAAGGCTGTCGCACAAGCGAAAAAAATGGTTGCTGATGGCGCCAAAATAATTGATGTAGGTGGCGAATCAACGCGTCCAGGTTATACACGCATTTCGGATGAAGAAGAAATTGCACGTGTCGTTCCGGTAATTGAAGCGCTAGTGAAGGAAGTGCCAGCCATTATTTCAATTGATACGTATAAATCCAATGTAGCACGCGCGGCGATTCATGCGGGTGCACATATGATTAATGATATTTGGGGGGCAAAGGCTGACCCACAAATGGCGCAAGTGGCTGCAGAGTTACAGGTACCGATTATATTAATGCATAACCGTAAGGACGATGTGTATAGCCATTATTTCACAGATTTTTTACGCGATATAAAGGAAAGTATTGAAATCGTGCAATCCGCAGGTGTCCCAGCTGAGCATATTATACTGGATCCAGGTATTGGTTTTGTCAAAAACTTAGCGCAAAGCATTGAAACGATGCAGCGTTTAGATGAACTGGTGGCACTAGGCTATCCAGTCCTGCTTGCCACGTCTCGTAAACGACTAATCGGTGCAGTGCTTGACTTGCCGGTGACTGAGCGTGTTGAAGGAACAGCGGCAACTTGTGCGTTTGGTGTACAAAAGGGCTGCCATCTGATGCGCGTGCATGACGTAAAGGAAATTGCGCGTACAGTCAAAATGATGGACGCATTAGTAGGGAAATTCGAAGTACAAGGTGAATTAGCACCAAGACATTAAGGAGTTTGTGATGGATTATATTCATTTAAAAGACATGCAGTTTTTTGGTTATCATGGGGTATTACCTGAGGAAAACGTATTAGGTCAGCGTTTTCGTGCCAATGTATCACTAGCGGTAGATATGAAACGTGCCGGAGAGACAGATGAGCTAAATGATACGGTTAGCTATGTGGGTGTGTATGATATTTGTAAAGAAATAATCGAAGGGAAGCCTTATAAATTAATCGAGGCGGTTGCGGAAACGATTGCAACACGTATTTTAGCGCAGTATGAGGGGCAAGTATATGGTTGCCGTGTGGAAGTTATTAAGCCGGACCCACCCATTCCGGGCCACTATAAGGAAGTCGCTGTTGAAATTACGCGGGGGCAATTCGTATGAAGGTAGCGTATTTATCGATTGGCACAAATATCGGTGAGCGCGAGCAAAATTTGCAAGATGCCGTGCGCATGTTATTGGCGCATGAGTCAATAACTGTAACGGCGGTGTCATCGATTTATGAAACAGCAGCAGTAGGCTTTACAGAGCAGGCTGATTTTTTAAATATTGCGTTAAGCTTAAAAACCTCACTAAGTGCGCAGGCGTTATTACTGGTGTGTCAACAAATTGAAAATGACCTCGGTCGCGTGCGTGAATTCCGATGGGGTCCTCGCATTATTGATTTGGACATTCTATTGTACAATAACGAAACATACAACACAGATACATTGATTGTCCCACACCCACGCATGTATGAACGTGCTTTCGTGCTGGTACCATTAAAAGAGATTATGGTACAAAAATGTGATATGCTTAAAGATGTGCAAAATGCATATCAGGCATTCGATATAGAGAAAGAGGGCGTCAAACTGTGGAAGATGATTACTACGGTCGACGAATTCGTGCCTTCCGAAAACTAAAGCGAATTCAGCAAACCGGATTAGCAAAACGTATTGGTATATCTGTAACGATTTTAGGGCGGATTGAGCGAGGGGAAAAGCAACCTTCACAAGCGCAACTTCAATCCATTGCAGATGTATTCGACATAGATATTCAAGAATTAAAAGGGAACTAACCTTAATGGAGGGACAAATGTTGTCAACTATCGAACAAAAGCCGTTCCAAATTGGCGACATCGTCATGGATAACCGCGTTGTACTTGCCCCGATGGCGGGTGTGTGTAACTCGGCTTTCCGTTTAACCGTCAAGGAATTTGGTGCTGGTTTAGTATACGCAGAAATGATTAGTGATAAAGCATTAAATATTCGCAATCAAAAAACGATGGACATGCTTTATATCGACGCGCGTGAAAATCCAATGACACTTCAAATTTTCGGCGGCGACAAAGAAAATTTAGTGGAAGCGGCCAAGTATGTAGATAAACATACAACAGCAGACATTATCGATATTAATATGGGCTGCCCCGTCAACAAAATCATCAAATGTGAGGCAGGCGCCAAGTGGTTACTTGATCCGAACAAAATTTATGAGATGGTATCAGCAGTAGTGGATGCAGTAGACAAGCCGGTATCCGTAAAAATGCGTATCGGCTGGGATGACGAGCATGTTTTCGCTGTAGAGAACGCACTTGCTGCTGAACGCGCGGGTGTATCGGCGATTGCAATGCATGGTCGTACACGTGTGCAAATGTATGAGGGTAAAGCCAATTGGGATGTACTTGCAGAAGTGAAAAAGCATATTTCAGTACCATTTATTGGTAACGGTGACGTAGAAACGCCTCAAGATGCCAAGCGCATGCTAGATCATACAGGAGCAGATGCTGTCATGATTGGTCGCGCGGCATTAGGAAATCCGTGGATGATGTATCAAACGGTGCGTTATTTAGAAACGGGTGAGCTATTACCAGAGCCATCTCTTCGTGAAAAGATGGACGTTTGCCTCTTACACTTTGAACGTTTAAAAACGTTAAAGGGTGAAAAGGTAGCTGTGCTAGAAATGCGGAGTCATGCTTCATGGTATTTGAAAGGTCTTCGCGGCAACGGCAAAATTCGTAATGCTATCAATACAGCGGTAACAGAAGCAGATTTACGTACCGTTATTAACGGCGTAGTAGCGGAATATGAGGCAAATGGTAGGCTATTAGAAGAAGTATAAATTATGAAAGGCATCTATTTTAAATAGATGTCTTTTATTGTATAGCAGCAATCTTTTCACAGAATTATTAAACATTTCAAATTAATTCGAAACAGATGAATCGACAAACAAAATACTGTACAATAGAAACATTATGGACTATTGTGCCAAAATTGAGCGCAAAAATAATAAGGAGTGAAACACGTGTCAAATATCGAAGAATTAAACGACCAACTTTTGGTGAGACGCCAAAAGATGACGGATATTCAAGAAAACGGTATGGACCCATTCGGTAGCCGTTTTGAACGCACACATTTATCGAACGAAGTCATTGCAGAAAACGAGCAATACGACAAAGAATACTTACATGACAACCCACGCGAAGTTGTAATCGCGGGTCGTATCATGACAAAGCGCGGAAAAGGGAAAGCTGGTTTTGCCCACATTCAAGATTTAGGCGGTCAAATTCAAATTTACGTGCGTAAAGATGCAATCGGTGAAGAAGCATATGAATTATTCAACAAAGCTGATCTTGGTGATATCGTTGGGGTAAAAGGGAATGTATTCCGTACACAAGTTGGCGAATTATCAGTAAAAGCTACTGAATTCACATTCTTAACAAAGGCATTACGCCCATTACCAGATAAATTCCACGGGTTAACAGACGTAGAACAACGCTACCGTCAACGTTATGTGGACTTAATGACAAACGATGAATCAAAAGCAACATTCATCTTACGTTCAAAAATTATCCGTGCAATCCGCAACTACTTAGATAACAACGGTTACTTAGAAGTAGAAACACCAATGCTACACACAATTGCTGGTGGTGCTGCAGCGCGTCCGTTTATTACGCACCATAATGCATTAGATATGGAATTATATATGCGTATTGCAATCGAGCTACACTTAAAACGTTTAATCGTTGGTGGCTTAGAAAAAGTATATGAAATTGGCCGTGTATTCCGTAACGAAGGTATTTCAACACGTCACAACCCAGAGTTCACAATGATTGAATTATATGAAGCGTATGCTGACTATAACGATATTATGGACTTAACAGAAGGCTTAATCGCACATGTGGCACAGGAAGTACTAGGTTCTACTTCTGTACAATACGGTGAAGATACAATTGAATTAGGTGTAGGCTGGAAACGTGTACACATGGTTGATGCAGTTAAAGAAGCAACAGGTGTAGACTTCTGGGTACCAATGACTGTAGAAGAAGCACGTAAGCACGCCGCTGACCACGGTGTAGAAATTAAAGACGCTCACGAAGTAGGACATATTATTAATGAATTCTTCGAGCAAAAAATTGAAGAAACATTAGTACAACCTACATTTGTAACAGGTCACCCAGTGGAAATCTCTCCGTTAGCGAAGAAGAACCCAGAAGACCCACGCTTCACAGATCGTTTCGAATTATTCATCGTTCGTCGTGAGCATGCAAATGCATTCACAGAATTAAATGATCCAATCGATCAACGTGAACGTTTTGAAGCGCAAATGGCTGAAAAAGCTGCCGGTAACGATGAAGCACATGAAATGGATAATGATTTCATTGAAGCATTAGAGTACGGTATGCCTCCAACAGGTGGTTTAGGAATCGGTATTGACCGTTTAGTTATGTTATTAACAAACGCACCGTCAATCCGTGATGTGTTATTATTCCCAACAATGAGACATACAGCAAAGTAAAATAAAAAACTAAGCAGGCGAGCCAATAAAAAGGTTTGCCTGTTTTTTTGAAGAGATTTTGATAAGTTGCTGATGGGTTAATAAGTGAATAATAAATAAAAATCAAAATTAATTAATATTTTTCTAGAAAAACTATTGCATTATAATTTAATAAGTGATAAATTATTACTTGTCGTTAAAACGAAACGATGATATCATAAAAAACTTTACTTACCATAACAGAAATGTTAAGGTATTAAAGTTACTGATTTTAAACTACATATCGAAAACTTTATGAAAAAAGTTGTTGACATGGAGATTTAGAAGTGATAAGATATAAAAGTTGTCACAAACGACAACGACATGAACCTTGAAAACTGAACAAGCAACGTTAATGAATATAGCTTCTTAAATGAAGCAAAAATGATTTCTAACCTAATAGTTAGAATCGCTAGCAAAGCAAATGAGCTTTCAAACTACTTTTATGGAGAGTTTGATCCTGGCTCAGGACGAACGCTGGCGGCGTGCCTAATACATGCAAGTCGAGCGAATGAATAGAGAAGCTTGCTTCTCTATGATTTAGCGGCGGACGGGTGAGTAACACGTGGGTAACCTGCCCTATAGACTGGGATAACTTCGGGAAACCGGAGCTAATACCGGATAATACTTTGAACCACATGGTTTAAAGTTGAAAGATGGTTTTGCTATCACTATAGGATGGACCCGCGGCGCATTAGCTAGTTGGTGAGGTAACGGCTCACCAAGGCAACGATGCGTAGCCGACCTGAGAGGGTGATCGGCCACACTGGGACTGAGACACGGCCCAGACTCCTACGGGAGGCAGCAGTAGGGAATCTTCCACAATGGACGAAAGTCTGATGGAGCAACGCCGCGTGAGTGAAGAAGGATTTCGGTTCGTAAAACTCTGTTGCAAGGGAAGAACAAGTAGCGTAGTAACTGGCGCTACCTTGACGGTACCTTGTTAGAAAGCCACGGCTAACTACGTGCCAGCAGCCGCGGTAATACGTAGGTGGCAAGCGTTGTCCGGAATTATTGGGCGTAAAGCGCGCGCAGGTGGTTCCTTAAGTCTGATGTGAAAGCCCCCGGCTCAACCGGGGAGGGTCATTGGAAACTGGGGAACTTGAGTGCAGAAGAGGATAGTGGAATTCCAAGTGTAGCGGTGAAATGCGTAGAGATTTGGAGGAACACCAGTGGCGAAGGCGACTGTCTGGTCTGTAACTGACACTGAGGCGCGAAAGCGTGGGGAGCAAACAGGATTAGATACCCTGGTAGTCCACGCCGTAAACGATGAGTGCTAAGTGTTGGGGGGTTTCCGCCCCTCAGTGCTGCAGCTAACGCATTAAGCACTCCGCCTGGGGAGTACGGTCGCAAGACTGAAACTCAAAGGAATTGACGGGGGCCCGCACAAGCGGTGGAGCATGTGGTTTAATTCGAAGCAACGCGAAGAACCTTACCAGGTCTTGACATCCCATTGACCACTGTAGAGATACAGTTTTCCCTTCGGGGACAACGGTGACAGGTGGTGCATGGTTGTCGTCAGCTCGTGTCGTGAGATGTTGGGTTAAGTCCCGCAACGAGCGCAACCCTTGTTCTTAGTTGCCATCATTTAGTTGGGCACTCTAAGGAGACTGCCGGTGATAAACCGGAGGAAGGTGGGGATGACGTCAAATCATCATGCCCCTTATGACCTGGGCTACACACGTGCTACAATGGACGGTACAAACGGTTGCCAACCCGCGAGGGGGAGCTAATCCGATAAAACCGTTCTCAGTTCGGATTGTAGGCTGCAACTCGCCTACATGAAGCCGGAATCGCTAGTAATCGCGGATCAGCATGCCGCGGTGAATACGTTCCCGGGCCTTGTACACACCGCCCGTCACACCACGAGAGTTTGTAACACCCGAAGTCGGTGAGGTAACCTTTTGGAGCCAGCCGCCGAAGGTGGGATAGATGATTGGGGTGAAGTCGTAACAAGGTAGCCGTATCGGAAGGTGCGGCTGGATCACCTCCTTTCTAAGGATATATTCGGAAACCTTCTCTTGGAGAAGGGGCTCATTAACGTTTGCTGTTCAGTTTTGAAGGTTCATTCTTAGTTGAATGAAATACTTCAAAACTTTGTTCTTTGAAAACTGGATAAAACGACATTGATAAGTAATAAACAAACATAGATCAAGAAATTGATCGTGCAATATCCTTAAAATCTTACTTTTTAAGTAAGTTTAACTTTTGGTTAAGTTAATAAGGGCGCACGGTGGATGCCTTGGCACTAGGAGTCGATGAAGGACGGCACTAACACCGATATGCCTCGGGGAGCTGTAAGTAAGCTTTGATCCGGGGATTTCCGAATGGGGGAACCCACTATCTTTAATCGGATAGTATCTACACGTGAATACATAGCGTGATGAGGACAGACGCAGGGAACTGAAACATCTAAGTACCTGCAGGAACAGAAAGAAAATTCGATTCCCTGAGTAGCGGCGAGCGAAACGGGAAGAGCCCAAACCAAAGAGCTTGCTCTTTGGGGTTGTAGGACACTCTATACGGAGTTACAAAAGAATGATTTAGGCGAAGCGACTTGGAAAGGTCCGCAAGAGAAGGTAACAGCCCTGTAGCCAAAAAGTCATTCCCTCCAGAGTGGATCCTGAGTACGGCGGAACACGTGAAATTCCGTCGGAATCCGGGAGGACCATCTCCCAAGGCTAAATACTACCTAGTGACCGATAGTGAACCAGTACCGTGAGGGAAAGGTGAAAAGCACCCCGGAAGGGGAGTGAAATAGAACCTGAAACCGTGTGCCTACAAGTAGTTAGAGCCCGTTAATGGGTGATAGCGTGCCTTTTGTAGAATGAACCGGCGAGTTACGATTACGTGCGAGGTTAAGTTGAGAAGACGGAGCCGCAGCGAAAGCGAGTCTGAATAGGGCGAATTAGTATGTAGTCGTAGACCCGAAACCAGGTGATCTACCCATGTCCAGGATGAAGGTGAGGTAACACTTACTGGAGGTCCGAACCCACGTACGTTGAAAAGTGCGGGGATGAGGTGTGGGTAGCGGAGAAATTCCAATCGAACTTGGAGATAGCTGGTTCTCTCCGAAATAGCTTTAGGGCTAGCCTCGTGATGAAGAATACCGGAGGTAGAGCACTGTTTGGACTAGGGGGGCATCTCGCTTTACCGAATTCAGACAAACTCCGAATGCCGGATATTTATACACGGGAGTCAGACTGCGAGTGATAAGATCCGTAGTCAAGAGGGAAACAGCCCAGACCACCAGCTAAGGTCCCAAAGTAATCGTTAAGTGGAAAAGGATGTGGCGTTGCTTAGACAACCAGGATGTTGGCTTAGAAGCAGCCATCATTTAAAGAGTGCGTAATAGCTCACTGGTCGAGTGACGCTGCGCCGAAAATGTATCGGGGCTAAACGATTCACCGAAGCTGTGGATGCATACCGTTGGTATGCGTGGTAGGAGAGCGTTCTAAGGGCGTTGAAGTCAGACCGGAAGGACTGGTGGAGCGCTTAGAAGTGAGAATGCCGGTATGAGTAGCGAAACATGGGTGAGAATCCCATGCACCGTATGACTAAGGTTTCCTGAGGAAGGCTCGTCCGCTCAGGGTTAGTCGGGACCTAAGCCGAGGCCGATAGGCGTAGGCGATGGACAACAGGTTGATATTCCTGTACTACCTCCCCACCGTTTGAGAAATGGGGGGACGCAGTAGGGTAGGGTAAGCAGAGCGTTGGTTGTCTCTGTTCAAGCAGTAAGGTGTGTGCGTAGGCAAATCCGCGTACTGTAACATTGAGCTGTGATGACGACTCCGTATGGAGGAAGTTCCTGATCTCACACTGCCAAGAAAAGCCTCTATCGAGGTGGGAGGTACCCGTACCGCAAACCGACACAGGTAGTCGAGGAGAGAATCCTAAGGTGTGCGAGAGAACTCTCGTTAAGGAACTCGGCAAAATGACCCCGTAACTTCGGGAGAAGGGGTGCTCTTGAGCGTGCAAGCGCACGAGAGCCGCAGTGAATAGGCCCAGGCGACTGTTTAGCAAAAACACAGGTCTCTGCAAAACCGTAAGGTGACGTATAGGGGCTGACGCCTGCCCGGTGCTGGAAGGTTAAGAGGAGTGGTTAGCGCAAGCGAAGCTGCGAATTGAAGCCCCAGTAAACGGCGGCCGTAACTATAACGGTCCTAAGGTAGCGAAATTCCTTGTCGGGTAAGTTCCGACCCGCACGAAAGGCGTAACGATCTGGGCACTGTCTCAACGAGAGACTCGGTGAAATTATAGTACCTGTGAAGATGCAGGTTACCCGCGACAGGACGGAAAGACCCCGTGGAGCTTTACTGTAGCTTGATATTGAATTTTGGTACAACTTGTACAGGATAGGTAGGAGCCAGAGATCTCGGAGCGCCAGCTTCGAAGGAGGCGTCGGTGGGATACTACCCTGGTTGTATTGAACTTCTAACCCATGCCCCTTAGCGGGGTAGGAGACAGTGTCAGGCGGACAGTTTGACTGGGGCGGTCGCCTCCTAAAAGGTAACGGAGGCGCCCAAAGGTTCCCTCAGAATGGTTGGAAATCATTCGCAGAGTGTAAAGGCATAAGGGAGCTTGACTGCGAGACCTACAAGTCGAGCAGGGTCGAAAGACGGGCTTAGTGATCCGGTGGTTCCGCATGGAAGGGCCATCGCTCAACGGATAAAAGCTACCCCGGGGATAACAGGCTTATCTCCCCCAAGAGTCCACATCGACGGGGAGGTTTGGCACCTCGATGTCGGCTCATCGCATCCTGGGGCTGTAGTCGGTCCCAAGGGTTGGGCTGTTCGCCCATTAAAGCGGTACGCGAGCTGGGTTCAGAACGTCGTGAGACAGTTCGGTCCCTATCCGTCGTGGGCGTAGGAAATTTGAGAGGAGCTGTCCTTAGTACGAGAGGACCGGGATGGACACACCGCTGGTGTACCAGTTGTCTTGCCAAAGGCATCGCTGGGTAGCTATGTGTGGACGGGATAAGTGCTGAAAGCATCTAAGCATGAAGCCCCCCTCAAGATGAGATTTCCCATTACGCAAGTAAGTAAGACCCCTGAAAGACGATCAGGTAGATAGGTTCGAGGTGGAAGTGTGGCGACACATGTAGCTGACGAATACTAATCGGTCGAGGACTTAACCACATGTTTACGAACATCAATGAAACGTTTATCCAGTTTTGAAAGAATGAAATTTATTAATAATACTTGACATATGAGTTTAGTATGATATAATAAAAAATGTCTTTTAATACATAGTCTAGTGATGATGGCAAAGAGGTCACACCTGTTCCCATACCGAACACAGAAGTTAAGCTCTTTAGCGCCGATGGTAGTTGGGGGTTTCCCCCTGTGAGAGTAGGACATCGCTAGGCTTTATTACCCAGGAGGATTAGCTCAGCTGGGAGAGCACCTGCCTTACAAGCAGGGGGTCGGCGGTTCGAGCCCGTCATCCTCCACCATATCTAAAATGCCGGTGTAGCTCAGTTGGTAGAGCAACTGACTTGTAATCAGTAGGTCGAGGGTTCGACTCCTTTCGCCGGCACCATTTTAGAGAGCCATTAGCTCAGTCGGTAGAGCATCTGACTTTTAATCAGAGGGTCGAAGGTTCGAGTCCTTCATGGCTCACCAGTTTTATATTGCGGGTGTGGCGGAATTGGCAGACGCACTAGACTTAGGATCTAGCGCCGCAAGGCGTGGGGGTTCGACTCCCTTCACCCGCACCATTTAATTTTATAACTGTCAGATTAAAAATATCTTATGCATTTTGCGGAAGTAGTTCAGTGGTAGAACACCACCTTGCCAAGGTGGGGGTCGCGAGTTCGAACCTCGTCTTCCGCTCCAAAATGCCGGGGTGGCGGAACTGGCAGACGCACAGGACTTAAAATCCTGCGGTGAGTGATCACCGTGCCGGTTCGATTCCGGCCCTCGGCACCATTTAATTTATTTTAATATATATTGCGCGCCCGTAGCTCAATTGGATAGAGCGTCTGACTACGGATCAGAAGGTTATGGGTTCGACTCCTGTCGGGCGCGCCAGATTATCGGAATGTAGCTCAGCTTGGTAGAGCACTTGGTTTGGGACCAAGGGGTCGTAGGTTCGAATCCTGTCATTCCGACCATTTAATGGGGCCTTAGCTCAGCTGGGAGAGCGCCTGCCTTGCACGCAGGAGGTCAGCGGTTCGATCCCGCTAGGCTCCACCATGAACCTTGAAAACTGAACAAGCAACGTTAATGAATACAGCTTCTTAAATGAAGCAAAAATGATTTCTAACCTAATAGTTAGAATCGCTAGCAAAGCAAATGAGCTTTCAAACTACTTTTATGGAGAGTTTGATCCTGGCTCAGGACGAACGCTGGCGGCGTGCCTAATACATGCAAGTCGAGCGAATGAATAGAGAAGCTTGCTTCTCTATGATTTAGCGGCGGACGGGTGAGTAACACGTGGGTAACCTGCCCTATAGACTGGGATAACTTCGGGAAACCGGAGCTAATACCGGATAATACTTTGAACCACATGGTTTAAAGTTGAAAGATGGTTTTGCTATCACTATAGGATGGACCCGCGGCGCATTAGCTAGTTGGTGAGGTAACGGCTCACCAAGGCAACGATGCGTAGCCGACCTGAGAGGGTGATCGGCCACACTGGGACTGAGACACGGCCCAGACTCCTACGGGAGGCAGCAGTAGGGAATCTTCCACAATGGACGAAAGTCTGATGGAGCAACGCCGCGTGAGTGAAGAAGGATTTCGGTTCGTAAAACTCTGTTGCAAGGGAAGAACAAGTAGCGTAGTAACTGGCGCTACCTTGACGGTACCTTGTTAGAAAGCCACGGCTAACTACGTGCCAGCAGCCGCGGTAATACGTAGGTGGCAAGCGTTGTCCGGAATTATTGGGCGTAAAGCGCGCGCAGGTGGTTCCTTAAGTCTGATGTGAAAGCCCCCGGCTCAACCGGGGAGGGTCATTGGAAACTGGGGAACTTGAGTGCAGAAGAGGATAGTGGAATTCCAAGTGTAGCGGTGAAATGCGTAGAGATTTGGAGGAACACCAGTGGCGAAGGCGACTGTCTGGTCTGTAACTGACACTGAGGCGCGAAAGCGTGGGGAGCAAACAGGATTAGATACCCTGGTAGTCCACGCCGTAAACGATGAGTGCTAAGTGTTGGGGGGTTTCCGCCCCTCAGTGCTGCAGCTAACGCATTAAGCACTCCGCCTGGGGAGTACGGTCGCAAGACTGAAACTCAAAGGAATTGACGGGGGCCCGCACAAGCGGTGGAGCATGTGGTTTAATTCGAAGCAACGCGAAGAACCTTACCAGGTCTTGACATCCCATTGACCACTGTAGAGATACAGTTTTCCCTTCGGGGACAACGGTGACAGGTGGTGCATGGTTGTCGTCAGCTCGTGTCGTGAGATGTTGGGTTAAGTCCCGCAACGAGCGCAACCCTTGTTCTTAGTTGCCATCATTTAGTTGGGCACTCTAAGGAGACTGCCGGTGATAAACCGGAGGAAGGTGGGGATGACGTCAAATCATCATGCCCCTTATGACCTGGGCTACACACGTGCTACAATGGACGGTACAAACGGTTGCCAACCCGCGAGGGGGAGCTAATCCGATAAAACCGTTCTCAGTTCGGATTGTAGGCTGCAACTCGCCTACATGAAGCCGGAATCGCTAGTAATCGCGGATCAGCATGCCGCGGTGAATACGTTCCCGGGCCTTGTACACACCGCCCGTCACACCACGAGAGTTTGTAACACCCGAAGTCGGTGAGGTAACCTTTTGGAGCCAGCCGCCGAAGGTGGGATAGATGATTGGGGTGAAGTCGTAACAAGGTAGCCGTATCGGAAGGTGCGGCTGGATCACCTCCTTTCTAAGGATATATTCGGAAACCTTCTCTTGGAGAAGGGGCTCATTAACGGTTGCTGTTCAGTTTTGAAGGTTTATGAATGAATTTTATATCTTTCTAAGAGGGCCTATAGCTCAGCTGGTTAGAGCGCACGCCTGATAAGCGTGAGGTCGATGGTTCGAGTCCATTTAGGCCCACCATATAAATTCTTTATATTACCTCTTATATATTTTTATTGGGGCCTTAGCTCAGCTGGGAGAGCGCCTGCCTTGCACGCAGGAGGTCAGCGGTTCGATCCCGCTAGGCTCCACCAAATCGTTCTTTGAAAACTGGATAAAACGACATTGATAAGTAATAAACAAACATAGATCAAGAAATTGATCGTGCAATATCCTTAAAATCTTACTTTTTAAGTAAGTTTAACTTTTGGTTAAGTTAATAAGGGCGCACGGTGGATGCCTTGGCACTAGGAGTCGATGAAGGACGGCACTAACACCGATATGCCTCGGGGAGCTGTAAGTAAGCTTTGATCCGGGGATTTCCGAATGGGGGAACCCACTATCTTTAATCGGATAGTATCTACACGTGAATACATAGCGTGATGAGGACAGACGCAGGGAACTGAAACATCTAAGTACCTGCAGGAACAGAAAGAAAATTCGATTCCCTGAGTAGCGGCGAGCGAAACGGGAAGAGCCCAAACCAAAGAGCTTGCTCTTTGGGGTTGTAGGACACTCTATACGGAGTTACAAAAGAATGATTTAGGCGAAGCGACTTGGAAAGGTCCGCAAGAGAAGGTAACAGCCCTGTAGCCAAAAAGTCATTCCCTCCAGAGTGGATCCTGAGTACGGCGGA containing:
- the folB gene encoding dihydroneopterin aldolase, with the protein product MDYIHLKDMQFFGYHGVLPEENVLGQRFRANVSLAVDMKRAGETDELNDTVSYVGVYDICKEIIEGKPYKLIEAVAETIATRILAQYEGQVYGCRVEVIKPDPPIPGHYKEVAVEITRGQFV
- a CDS encoding helix-turn-helix domain-containing protein produces the protein MEDDYYGRRIRAFRKLKRIQQTGLAKRIGISVTILGRIERGEKQPSQAQLQSIADVFDIDIQELKGN
- the folP gene encoding dihydropteroate synthase; translation: MLENYKTLTLNQIELDFHRETFVMGILNVTPDSFSDGGQFNSIEKAVAQAKKMVADGAKIIDVGGESTRPGYTRISDEEEIARVVPVIEALVKEVPAIISIDTYKSNVARAAIHAGAHMINDIWGAKADPQMAQVAAELQVPIILMHNRKDDVYSHYFTDFLRDIKESIEIVQSAGVPAEHIILDPGIGFVKNLAQSIETMQRLDELVALGYPVLLATSRKRLIGAVLDLPVTERVEGTAATCAFGVQKGCHLMRVHDVKEIARTVKMMDALVGKFEVQGELAPRH
- the lysS gene encoding lysine--tRNA ligase, yielding MKHVSNIEELNDQLLVRRQKMTDIQENGMDPFGSRFERTHLSNEVIAENEQYDKEYLHDNPREVVIAGRIMTKRGKGKAGFAHIQDLGGQIQIYVRKDAIGEEAYELFNKADLGDIVGVKGNVFRTQVGELSVKATEFTFLTKALRPLPDKFHGLTDVEQRYRQRYVDLMTNDESKATFILRSKIIRAIRNYLDNNGYLEVETPMLHTIAGGAAARPFITHHNALDMELYMRIAIELHLKRLIVGGLEKVYEIGRVFRNEGISTRHNPEFTMIELYEAYADYNDIMDLTEGLIAHVAQEVLGSTSVQYGEDTIELGVGWKRVHMVDAVKEATGVDFWVPMTVEEARKHAADHGVEIKDAHEVGHIINEFFEQKIEETLVQPTFVTGHPVEISPLAKKNPEDPRFTDRFELFIVRREHANAFTELNDPIDQRERFEAQMAEKAAGNDEAHEMDNDFIEALEYGMPPTGGLGIGIDRLVMLLTNAPSIRDVLLFPTMRHTAK
- the dusB gene encoding tRNA dihydrouridine synthase DusB, whose translation is MSTIEQKPFQIGDIVMDNRVVLAPMAGVCNSAFRLTVKEFGAGLVYAEMISDKALNIRNQKTMDMLYIDARENPMTLQIFGGDKENLVEAAKYVDKHTTADIIDINMGCPVNKIIKCEAGAKWLLDPNKIYEMVSAVVDAVDKPVSVKMRIGWDDEHVFAVENALAAERAGVSAIAMHGRTRVQMYEGKANWDVLAEVKKHISVPFIGNGDVETPQDAKRMLDHTGADAVMIGRAALGNPWMMYQTVRYLETGELLPEPSLREKMDVCLLHFERLKTLKGEKVAVLEMRSHASWYLKGLRGNGKIRNAINTAVTEADLRTVINGVVAEYEANGRLLEEV
- the folK gene encoding 2-amino-4-hydroxy-6-hydroxymethyldihydropteridine diphosphokinase; the protein is MKVAYLSIGTNIGEREQNLQDAVRMLLAHESITVTAVSSIYETAAVGFTEQADFLNIALSLKTSLSAQALLLVCQQIENDLGRVREFRWGPRIIDLDILLYNNETYNTDTLIVPHPRMYERAFVLVPLKEIMVQKCDMLKDVQNAYQAFDIEKEGVKLWKMITTVDEFVPSEN